One Vicugna pacos chromosome X, VicPac4, whole genome shotgun sequence DNA window includes the following coding sequences:
- the MAGEH1 gene encoding melanoma-associated antigen H1: MPRGRKSRRRRNARAAEENRNNRKIQASETSETPMAASVIPSTPEDDLSGPEEDPSTPEEASTTPEEASSTAQAQKPSVTRSNFQGTKKSLLMSILALIFIMGNSAKEALVWKVLGKLGMQPGRQHSIFGDPKKVVTEEFVRRGYLIYKPVPRSSPVEYEFFWGPRAHVESSKLKVMHFVARVRNRCSKDWPCNYDWDSDDDAEVEAILNSGARGYSAP, from the coding sequence ATGCCACGGGGACGAAAGAGTCGGCGCCGCCGTAACGCAAGAGCCGCAGAAGAGAACCGCAACAATCGTAAGATTCAGGCCTCAGAAACCTCTGAGACTCCGATGGCTGCCTCTGTGATCCCGAGCACCCCCGAGGACGACCTGAGCGGCCCGGAGGAAGACCCAAGCACTCCGGAGGAGGCCTCCACAACCCCTGAGGAAGCCTCGAGCACTGCTCAAGCCCAAAAGCCCTCGGTAACCCGGAGCAATTTTCAAGGCACCAAGAAAAGTCTCCTAATGTCTATATTAGCCCTCATCTTCATCATGGGCAACAGCGCCAAGGAGGCCCTGGTCTGGAAAGTGCTGGGAAAGTTGGGGATGCAACCTGGCCGGCAACACAGCATCTTTGGAGATCCAAAGAAGGTCGTTACAGAAGAGTTTGTGCGCAGAGGGTACCTGATTTATAAGCCGGTACCCCGTAGCAGTCCCGTCGAGTACGAGTTCTTCTGGGGACCTCGAGCACACGTGGAATCCAGCAAGCTGAAAGTCATGCATTTTGTGGCAAGGGTGCGTAACCGATGCTCCAAGGACTGGCCATGTAATTACGACTGGGATTCTGATGATGATGCAGAGGTGGAGGCTATCCTCAATTCAGGTGCTAGGGGTTATTCTGCCCCTTAG